TGTTTGTCGAGGAATTCCGGCCGAAGACCGACGGTATTTATATCGTGAATAAGTCCGGCGTTTTATCGGCGCAGCGTATAGTCTACCGTACCGATGGAAGTCTCAAGCTCAGCCCCGATAACACCAAGTATCCGCCCGAGGAGATTTCCTCCAAAGACGCGGAAAAAGTGAATATTGCCGGGAAAGTGGTTTCCAAACTCCAGAGCGTACTCTAACTTATGGGCACTTCTGATAACCGCCGCTTCTCGGCGGCAAGATAGTGCCCATTGGGCGTATTCTATAAAACTACAACGCCATTTGTTATAAATGTTATGAGTTTTTAGAACCGCCCTTATTTTTCCTGATGATTGAACATGTGCCCCATTTTTTCTTCCTTTGTCCGTAGATAACGTTCGTTATGCGGGTTGGGCTTTATTTCGATCGGCACGCGTTCGACAATCTCCAAACCGAAACCTTCGAGCGCATGAGTCTTCGTAGGATTGTTCGTCAATAGGCGAATTCGGCTGATCCCTAAATCCTTGAGGATTAACGCGCCGACGCCGTAATTCCGGAGGTCGGGGGCGAATCCCAAGTGAATATTTGCTTCGACCGTATCCAATCCCTGATCCTGTAAGGCGTATGCCTTGATTTTATTGAGCAGTCCGATACCGCGTCCTTCCTGCCGCATGTAAAGCACCACGCCGGCTCCCTCGTTCTCGATCATCTGGAGCGCGGAATGAAGCTGGTCGCCGCAATCGCACCGGAGAGAGCCGAGAATGTCGCCGGTGAAGCATTCGGAATGCACGCGTACCAGAGCCTCCTTTTTCCGGGAAAAATCACCTTTAAAAATCGCAAGGTGCTGATAACTATCGAGATCGTTCTCGGTTCTCGTACATGATGATATGAAAGTCGCCGTAGATGGTGGGGAGTTTCGCTTCGGCTTCCCGCCAGATATGGGTTTCGTGTTTGCGGCGGTGTTCGATAATCTGCGCGACGGAAATGATTTTCAGCCCGTGCTTTTTCGCAAACCCGGTCAGTTCCGGCAGGCGCGCCATACTTCCGTCGTCGTTCAGGATTTCGCAGATACACCCGACCGGCGTCAGCCCCGCGAGCGTCAGCAGGTCGACAGTGGCCTCGGTATGTCCGGCGCGTTTCAGTACGCCTCCGGTCTGCGCCTTCAACGGGAATACGTGCCCCGGCTTCTCGAAATCGCCGGATTGCGAATTTTTATCCGCGAGGCGGTTCAGGGTGAGAGCGCGGTCGGCGGCGGATATCCCTGTGGCTGTTTCCTTATGGTCGACCGATACGGTGAACGCGGTTCCCCATTTCTCGTTGGGATGGTCGATCATAATATCTAGCCCGAGATGCTCCGCGAACATGGCGGGCATCGGGGCGCAGAGAAGCCCTCTGGCTTCCTTGATGATAAAGTTTATTTTCTCCGGCGTCGCGAGCTCCGCGGCCATCACGACGTCGCCTTCGTTCTCACGGTCCTCGTCGTCGACTATGACGATCATCTCGCCTTTTTGTATCGCGTGAATGGCTTCTTCGAGCGTATTAAAGTCCTTTTTATCCACGGTCATTTCCGTCCCCTAAATGTTTCGATAATTATACATCACCTTTAGAAAAAAATAAATATTCCTGTCAAATTGACAAAACCCGAAAAGACCTATAGAATATTTCCTTTAAGGAGGCTCCTATGGCTGAGGATAAGAAATCCAAATACGCGTATGAACGGGAAAGCTCGTGGAAGAACGTGACCGAGCCGGAACGCCGAAAAATAGATGATTTTGCCGCCGATTATAAAAAATTCCTGAACTTCTGCAAGACCGAAAGACAATGCGTGACGTACCTCGAGAAGGAAGCCAGATCGTTGGGATTTAAGGACTTAGCGGATGCGAAACCCGTGCCCGGCGAGCGTATTTTGTTTAAAAACGAGAATAAAAATATCGTTCTGGCGATCCTCGGCAAACAACCCCCGGCGAAGGGGATTAACTTTATATCGTCCCATCTCGACTCGCCGCGTCTCGATCTCAAGCCTATGCCGCTGATCGAGGAAAACAATCTCGCTATGCTGAAAACCCATTATTACGGTGGGATAAAAAAGTACCACTGGGTCAATATCCCGCTGTCCCTGCACGGCACAATCGTCCGTAAGGACGGATCCATCGTCGATATCAGTATCGGCGAGGGTGAGGACGACCCGGTATTCACGATTACCGACCTGATGATCCATCTCGCGCAGAAGGCGCAGGGCGATAAAAAGCTCCTCGAGGGCATCGAGGGGGAGAACCTGACATTGCTTGCCGGGAGTATTCCCGTCGACGATAAAGATATCAAAGAGAAAGTGAAGGAAATGGCGCTGCGGAAGCTGAACGAGATGTACGGCATTATCGAAGAAGATTTCGTATCCGCTGAAATAGAGGTTGTCCCCGCATTGAAGGCGAAGGACGTCGGCTTCGACCGGAGCATGATCGGCGCCTACGGGCATGACGACCGCGCGTGCAGTTATCCCGCGTACCGTTCCATCGTCGACGTCGAGGGAGTGCCCGAAAAGACTCTCCTCGTCTTCCTCGTCGATAAGGAGGAGATCGGCTCCTATGGCGTCAGCGGTATCCGCTCGCGCTTCTTCCAGAATACGCTGACGCGTCTCCATGAGGTCTACGGGAGCGAGTGCCGTCAATCAGACCTGCGCGACATTATGGAGAACTCCTTCTGTATCTCCGGCGACGTGGGCGGAGTGGTCGATCCGATGTACCCGCAGGTGAACGATATGTACAACGCCGCGAAGCTCGGATACGGTATCATCCTCGAGAAGTACACCGGCTCGCGCGGGAAATCCGGGGCGAGCGACGCATCGGCGGAATATATGGGCAAGGTACGCAAGATATTTAACGATAACAAGGTCGTCTGGCAGCCCGGTACGCTCGGTAAGGTCGACGAGGGCGGCGGCGGCACTGTCGCGGCATATATCGCCGATCTCGGCATCAAAGTGGTCGATTGCGGCGTGGGCGTGCTCGGTATGCATTCCCCTTACGAGATCATCTGCAAGGCCGATCATTACCAGACCTACAAAGCATATATAGCGTTCCTGAAGGACGCGTGAGGGGTAATATGAAAAATAAAAAATTCTTTCTGCCGGCGCTGATTACGCTGGCGTTCGTTTCCTGCTCGACCTCGAAGGACTGGAAGACGGGCGTATCGTTCTACGGCTTCACGCTCGGCGAGTATTATGCCGATTCTTACGCCACGCTCCAGAATATGGCGAAACTCGGACAGATCAGCAATATCCTCGTGCCGGGTATGTCGTTCGTCGATACGCGGGTGATGTACTATCCGCTTCCGATCGATCCAGCGTTGATGGGGATACAGACCGGCGGGCTGGAATTCGTCGGGTCGGTGACGCATCAGAAGTCCTACCTCGTGGAAGCCGATTTCACGTTCGATAAGACCCCCGCGTCTACGGAAAAAATCAGGGCTCTGCTCGGCGGGTTTACTTACCTGTCGAACGCGGTCCAGACATACCAGACCTATACGGAGTCGAACAGATACTACGTTTTTACCAATAAATCGCCGGCTATCGAAGCGAAGCACACTGTTTTAAGTAACTCCCAGCGGCTGGTTGTCGTTTACTGGGGATGTATTCTCTATATCCAGGAACACGAGCAATAGGGATGTATCGTTATATCTACGGCCCCGTTCCGTCGCGCCGTCTGGGAATCTCGCTCGGTGTCGATATGGTTCCGCATAAAACCTGCACGCTCGATTGTATTTACTGCGAATGCGGCGGTACGACCGGCCTGACGACCGACCGGGCGGAGTATATCTCTATCCGCGAGATTCTCGCCGAGCTCCGCGATTACCTGTCGAAGAACCCCGCCCCGGAATATGTGAGCCTTTCCGGCTCCGGCGAGCCCACCCTGAATTCGGGCATCGGCGAACTGATTGCCGCGGTCAAACGGGAGTATCCGCATATTCCGCTGGCCGTGCTGACGAACGGGACTCTCCTCTACCGGAAGGATGTGCGCGGCGAGATACTCGCGTCCGACCTCGTGCTCCCGTCTCTCGATTCCGCGTGCGCGGGAGGGTTCGGGAGTATCGATAAGCCCGCCCCGAAGCTCGACCTGAACGCTATTATCGACGGGATAGCTTTATTCCGCGACGAGTTCAAGGCGGCGGGCGCGTCGAAACAGGTCTGGCTCGAAGTGTTTATCGTAGAAGGGATTAATACTACGCCGGAGGAAATCTCCGCGCTGAAACATGCAATAGATAAAATACGCCCCGACCGCGTCCAGTTGAATTCGCTCGACCGCCCCGGGACCGATTTGTCGCTGAAAGCCCCATCGATGAAATTGATGGAGCGCGTGCGGGACGAACTCGATCCCGGCGGGGGGAAGTGGCCGGTCGAGATTGTGATGAAATATAAAAGCCGCGGCGAGATCGCGTCCTACCTCAGCTCGAAGGAAGATTCTATTGTCGAGGCCATATCGCGGAGGCCGCTGACGGCGCGCGATATTCACGAGGTTACGGGACTGCATATCCATGAACTGGAGAAATACCTCGACGTGCTTGTCCACGATCAGAAGGTCAGGCCGGTAATCGGCGACCGCGGGGTATTTTATCAAATCGTTTCGGGCGGTAAATAATGGATCCTATCCTTGACGGGCTGAACGAAAAACAGCGCGAGGCGGTAGTCGCCTCGGACGGCTCCGTACTGGTGCTCGCGGGCGCGGGCTCCGGCAAGACGCGCGTCATCACGAACCGTTTCGCGTACCTCATTCGCGAGAAAAACCTCAGAATGGAAAATATCCTCGCCGTGACGTTTACCAATAAGGCCGCCGGTGAGATGAAGGAACGTATCGCGCGGCTGACCGGGGAATCGACCGCCCATTCGTGGGTGCGGACTTTCCACGCTACCGGCCTCATGATTATCCGGCGTAACCCCGAGACTATCGGATATCCCCATAACTTCGTGATTTACGACGCGGACGATTCGAAGGACGTTGCGGGCTCCGTCATGCAGGACCTGCGTATCAACACGACCGTCTACAAGACCGGGCCGATCATGCACTCCATCTTCCGCGCGAAGGATAATATGATTACCCCCGACGAGTTCGAGAACGACGCCGCGACCGAGATCGACAAGATAACCGCGTCGGTATACCGCGAGTATGAGAAACGGCTCCGGGAGAACTTCGCGCTCGATTTTAACGACCTTCTCCTGATGCCGATCCGCATATTCCGCGAAAACCCACGCCTGTTGGAGTACTACCAGAATCTCTGGCGGTATATGATGATCGACGAATTCCAGGATACCAATATCGCGCAGTACCAGTTTATGAAGCTAGTCGTGTCCCGCGATAAGCACATCTGTGTGGTCGGGGACGACGACCAGTCGATCTACGGCTGGCGCGGCGCGAATATCGAGAATATCTATAAATTCAAACGCGACTACGAACCGGCGGTCGTCCCGCTCGAGCAGAACTACCGTTCGACCCAGCTTATCCTCGACGCGGCGAACAATGTGGTCAACAAGATTCCCGGCAGGATGGAGAAGCGGCTCTGGACGGCGCGGAGCGGCGGAGACAGGATCGGGCTGATCGAGACGATGCGCGAGACCGACGAAGCGAGGGTGATCGCCGGCACGATCCGCGATCTATCCGCGAAACATGGGTATGACAAAATCGCGGTATTTTACCGCAC
This region of Brevinematales bacterium genomic DNA includes:
- a CDS encoding radical SAM protein — translated: MYRYIYGPVPSRRLGISLGVDMVPHKTCTLDCIYCECGGTTGLTTDRAEYISIREILAELRDYLSKNPAPEYVSLSGSGEPTLNSGIGELIAAVKREYPHIPLAVLTNGTLLYRKDVRGEILASDLVLPSLDSACAGGFGSIDKPAPKLDLNAIIDGIALFRDEFKAAGASKQVWLEVFIVEGINTTPEEISALKHAIDKIRPDRVQLNSLDRPGTDLSLKAPSMKLMERVRDELDPGGGKWPVEIVMKYKSRGEIASYLSSKEDSIVEAISRRPLTARDIHEVTGLHIHELEKYLDVLVHDQKVRPVIGDRGVFYQIVSGGK
- a CDS encoding aminopeptidase encodes the protein MAEDKKSKYAYERESSWKNVTEPERRKIDDFAADYKKFLNFCKTERQCVTYLEKEARSLGFKDLADAKPVPGERILFKNENKNIVLAILGKQPPAKGINFISSHLDSPRLDLKPMPLIEENNLAMLKTHYYGGIKKYHWVNIPLSLHGTIVRKDGSIVDISIGEGEDDPVFTITDLMIHLAQKAQGDKKLLEGIEGENLTLLAGSIPVDDKDIKEKVKEMALRKLNEMYGIIEEDFVSAEIEVVPALKAKDVGFDRSMIGAYGHDDRACSYPAYRSIVDVEGVPEKTLLVFLVDKEEIGSYGVSGIRSRFFQNTLTRLHEVYGSECRQSDLRDIMENSFCISGDVGGVVDPMYPQVNDMYNAAKLGYGIILEKYTGSRGKSGASDASAEYMGKVRKIFNDNKVVWQPGTLGKVDEGGGGTVAAYIADLGIKVVDCGVGVLGMHSPYEIICKADHYQTYKAYIAFLKDA